GCTTTGGGTTTGCGCCTGATCAAGGCAGTTGGTTTAAAATTCCACAGATTGGTAATGTGGTATTAGAAGATGATGTGGAAGTGGGAGCGAATACCACGATTGACCGTGCGTCGATGGGTTCAACGCGAGTGGGTAAAGGCACTAAACTCGATAACCTGATTCAAGTCGCGCATAATGTGCAAATTGGCCAATATACGGTCATTGCAGGTAGTACAGGCATTGCAGGCAGCGCTAAAATCGGTAACCATTGCCGAATTGGCGGTATGTGTGGCATTAGTGGGCATATTGAGATTGTCGATAATGTAACGATTACCGGACGTACCTTTGTCGCCAGTTCCATTACTGAAGCGGGGACTTATTCCTCGGATACAACGGCTGAACCTTCTAGCAGTTGGCGGCGTAATGCCACACGTTTTCACCAGCTTGATAAACTGTTTAAGCGGGTTGCTGATTTGGAAAAACAATTAGCGGCTCTTAACAATAAGGATACACATTGAGGTGCACATGGGCATAATGAACGTTAACCAGATTAAAAATTACCTTCCCCATCGCTATCCGTTTTTATTGGTAGATCGGGTAGTGGCATTTGAAAAAGGTAAATCGCTAACAGCGATTAAGAATGTTACGGTTAACGAGCCATTTTTTAACGGCCATTTTCCGCATCAGCCGATTATGCCCGGCGTCTTAATTATTGAAGCGCTAGCCCAAGCTACCGGTTTATTAGGTTTTCGCACGATGGGTGAAGACCCACAAACCGATACCTTGTATTTATTAGTGGCAGTAGATAAAGCACGTTTTAAACAACCGGTTGTTCCCGGTGATCAATTAGAAATGCGGGTCGAACTCGTTAAACGTAAAGGCATTATGTGGGTATTTAATGCTAATGCTTATGTGGACGGTAAATTGGCGGTTTCTGCTGAATTAATGTGTGCCGCGAAAAAAGAGGACAGCATTTGAGTACGCTGATTCATCCCACCGCAATTATTCACCCTCAGGCCGAATTGGCTGAGGGGGTCGAGGTTGGGGCTTATACGGTAATTGGGGCGAAGGTTAGTATTGGTAAGGGGTCGCGTATTGCCTCCCATGTGGTGATTGATGGCCCAACTAGCCTTGGTGAATTTAACCAGATTTATCAATTTGCGTCGGTTGGCGCTGCCCCACAAGATAAAAAATATAAAGACGAACCGACTGAATTAATTATCGGTGACCGTAATGTAATTCGTGAGTGCTGTACCTTAAATCGGGGAACAGCGCAGGATAAAGGTAAAACCGTTATTGGCAACGATAACTGGATTATGGCGTATGTGCATATTGCACACGATTGTATCGTCGGCAATAACACCATTTTTGCTAATAGTGCGACGTTAGCCGGGCATGTCACCATTCAAGATTGGGTGATTTTGGGCGGCTTTACCTTGGTTCATCAATTTTGCACGATTGGCGAACACGCTTTTACGGGTATGGGTTCAGCCATTAGTAAAGATGTGCCACCGTTTGCAATGGTATCGGGTGCACCGGCTGAACCACACGGCATTAATTTAGAAGGCTTAAAGCGTCGCGGTTTTTCCAAAGAATCTATTCACGCCATTAAAGAAGCTCACAAAATTTTATATCGACAAAATCTAGGTGTGGATGAAGCCTTAACTAAAATTCAAACCGAATTAGGCGCTGACCCATCTATTCAAACCTTAATCGCCTTTGCTAAGCACACACAACGGGGTTTAATACGCTAATTCATGACTAAGCGCATTGCCATTGTAGCGGGGGAAACATCAGGGGATTTACTCGCCGCGCGCTTAATACACAGTTTAAAAGCTCAATATCCTGATTGCCAATTTGAAGGCATTGCGGGGGCAGAAATGTTAGCCGCGGGTTGTCATGGCTTATATCCCTTAGAAAAATTATCAGTCATGGGCTTAGC
This DNA window, taken from Candidatus Thiocaldithrix dubininis, encodes the following:
- the fabZ gene encoding 3-hydroxyacyl-ACP dehydratase FabZ; the protein is MGIMNVNQIKNYLPHRYPFLLVDRVVAFEKGKSLTAIKNVTVNEPFFNGHFPHQPIMPGVLIIEALAQATGLLGFRTMGEDPQTDTLYLLVAVDKARFKQPVVPGDQLEMRVELVKRKGIMWVFNANAYVDGKLAVSAELMCAAKKEDSI
- the lpxA gene encoding acyl-ACP--UDP-N-acetylglucosamine O-acyltransferase; this translates as MIHPTAIIHPQAELAEGVEVGAYTVIGAKVSIGKGSRIASHVVIDGPTSLGEFNQIYQFASVGAAPQDKKYKDEPTELIIGDRNVIRECCTLNRGTAQDKGKTVIGNDNWIMAYVHIAHDCIVGNNTIFANSATLAGHVTIQDWVILGGFTLVHQFCTIGEHAFTGMGSAISKDVPPFAMVSGAPAEPHGINLEGLKRRGFSKESIHAIKEAHKILYRQNLGVDEALTKIQTELGADPSIQTLIAFAKHTQRGLIR